One part of the Lotus japonicus ecotype B-129 chromosome 2, LjGifu_v1.2 genome encodes these proteins:
- the LOC130739379 gene encoding zinc finger BED domain-containing protein RICESLEEPER 2-like: MAVGIQFEDGLDTMEDLDFEGDLDMEPVEFDQEKCRDGLLKMIIIDGLPFTSVEKPGLQNLLKVMQPQFEIPSAEDVERDCIQLFEEEKEKLKSMLSSNLQMVSLTIDTWTSIEDMTYLCVTAHFIDEGWDLHKKILSFGVIPDREGESIGEPLKECLKDWGIVKISTITVDKSIADSTIPYLVRSISDWNGNTILKGECMHLRCFVDLLNSIVCDEMKKLDSSIGKIRASCRYLMSSSTGLASFKRCVQLENLPTNQILILDLPTNWNTTYLMLEAAEKFEKAFTRLESDDPSYLSALETDGGPPNYDDWNQVRILVKLLKIFHDTILAFSRSWHVTADIFFRHLYQALYTLSKWMESDDLGLQRMATNVKTEVDKYWDINGNLNYLLLVAVVLNPRYKLEYIEFCFSHVYGPDEYKEILKNLIDLLEELFAKYEALYPFPPDACDAGDLSSHVTSQSQVGHDDNSENVNLLDKFKLRVKGKRTGLIKNELDRYLNDDLEDGFNGFDILGWWRGNTTKYYVLSRMARDILAIPVSTVSLEYAFNTEGRVLDEFRSLLSDTTAEALICVQSWLKSSTKVGDSQGPEDEAELSGAGIIRLEEVEDDDEYQSPWQ; encoded by the exons ATGGCAGTTGGAATTCAATTTGAGGATGGTCTTGATACTATGGAGGATCTGGACTTTGAGGGTGATCTTGATATGGAGCCTGTGGAATTTGATCAAGAAAAATGCAGAGATGGTCTTTTAAAGATGATAATTATTGATGGACTGCCGTTCACGTCTGTTGAGAAACCTGGACTTCAAAATTTACTGAAGGTTATGCAACCTCAATTTGAAATTCCTTCCGCGGAGGATGTTGAAAGAGATTGCATACAGTTGTTTGAAGAggagaaagaaaaattgaaatctATGTTGTCTTCCAACCTTCAAATGGTTTCTTTGACAATTGATACTTGGACTTCAATTGAAGACATGACTTATCTGTGTGTGACTGCTCATTTTATTGATGAGGGATGGGATTTGCATAAAAAGATATTGAGTTTTGGTGTGATTCCTGACCGTGAAGGGGAAAGCATAGGGGAACCTTTAAAGGAATGCCTAAAAGATTGGGGGATTGTCAAGATTAGCACTATAACGGTGGATAAGTCTATTGCTGACAGCACTATACCATATTTGGTTAGGAGTATAAGTGATTGGAATGGTAATACCATCTTGAAAGGGGAGTGCATGCATCTAAGATGTTTTGTTGACCTCTTGAATTCAATTGTTTGTGACGAGATGAAGAAACTAGATTCCTCTATTGGCAAGATCAGGGCTTCTTGTAGGTATTTGATGTCATCGTCTACTGGTTTGGCTTCGTTTAAGAGGTGTGTCCAATTGGAAAATTTACCCACCAATCAAATCCTAATACTTGATCTGCCAACTAATTGGAATACCACCTACCTAATGTTGGAAGCGGCTGAAAAGTTTGAAAAAGCATTCACTCGCCTTGAAAGTGATGATCCCTCTTATCTAAGTGCCCTTGAAACTGATGGGGGGCCTCCAAATTATGATGATTGGAATCAAGTTCGTATCTTGGTGAAACTTTTGAAGATTTTTCATGATACTATACTTGCATTCTCTAGATCGTGGCATGTCACTGCTGACATCTTTTTCCGTCATCTATATCAAGCCCTATATACGTTGAGTAAGTGGATGGAAAGTGATGACTTGGGGTTACAAAGGATGGCAACAAATGTGAAAACTGAAGTTGACAAATATTGGGACATCAATGGAAATTTAAATTATCTCTTGCTGGTGGCTGTTGTCCTTAACCCACGGTATAAATTGGAGTATATTGAGTTTTGTTTTAGTCATGTGTATGGTCCAGATGAGTACAAAGAGATACTGAAAAACTTGATTGATCTCTTAGAAGAGTTGTTTGCTAAGTATGAGGCACTGTATCCTTTTCCCCCTGATGCTTGTGATGCTGGGGACTTATCATCGCATGTTACCTCCCAATCACAAGTTGGGCATGATGATAACAGTGAAAATGTTAATTTGTTAGATAAGTTCAAATTAAGGGTAAAGGGAAAGCGAACTGGGCTTATAAAGAACGAGTTAGACAGATATTTGAATGATGATCTTGAGGATGGTTTTAATGGATTTGACATTTTGGGGTGGTGGAGAGGCAACACAACAAAGTATTATGTTCTTTCCCGGATGGCTAGAGATATATTAGCTATTCCAGTATCAACTGTATCATTGGAGTATGCATTTAACACTGAAGGTCGTGTTCTTGATGAATTTCGTAGTTTATTGAGTGACACCACAGCTGAGGCTTTGATTTGCGTCCAAAGTTGGTTGAAGTCCAGTACAAAGGTTGGTGATTCTCAAGGTCCAGAAGATGAAGCGGAGCTATCTGGTGCAG GAATCATAAGACTCGAGGaggttgaggatgatgatgaataTCAAAGCCCATGGCAATAG
- the LOC130737004 gene encoding uncharacterized protein LOC130737004, protein MGGVVRGASGTLSFGFMEGKVGGSPMFAEILALKASLTLLWDMGLRDVICEANCLEIVTVIHHQRGKFHEFASDFQEVQQFLMRDWRIQLLHISRDANMVADCLAHLGSDSQCMFTLLEDPPSQLNLILARDLLAL, encoded by the coding sequence ATGGGTGGTGTCGTTAGGGGAGCTTCCGGGACTTTGTCGTTTGGTTTTATGGAGGGAAAGGTTGGAGGCAGCCCTATGTTTGCTGAGATTTTGGCGCTGAAGGCAAGTCTTACGCTTCTGTGGGATATGGGTTTGAGAGATGTTATTTGCGAAGCTAATTGCTTGGAGATTGTTACTGTCATTCATCATCAGCGGGGGAAGTTCCATGAGTTCGCCTCTGACTTCCAGGAAGTCCAGCAGTTTCTAATGAGGGATTGGAGAATCCAGCTTCTTCATATTTCTCGGGATGCTAATATGGTTGCGGATTGCCTTGCGCACTTGGGATCGGATAGTCAATGTATGTTCACTCTGCTGGAGGATCCTCCTTCCCAGCTTAATCTCATCTTGGCTAGGGATTTGTTAGCCTTGTAG
- the LOC130739381 gene encoding reticulon-like protein B16: protein MSESDTQVPTAFVADVILWKRWPVSLGVILVATVAWILLEWTGLPFLTICSDVLLILIVLLFLHANYAAFRNRQAPTLPELVVSEEMVNNVAASFRVKINNVLLIAHDITIGKDFRVFFKVVVCLWLLSVIGSYFSFFTLAYIGSLMMITIPALYRKYGNYVDKCCGILHHQFSKHYRIVDESVFNRLPHNVSKDKES, encoded by the exons ATGTCTGAGTCAGACACTCAGGTTCCTACTGCCTTTG TTGCTGATGTTATACTGTGGAAACGGTGGCCTGTTTCCTTGGGTGTCATTCTTGTTGCAACAGTTGCCTGGATCCTGCTAGAGTGGACTGGTTTACCATTTTTAACGATTTGTTCAGATGTCTTGCTGATTTTGATCGTACTATTGTTTCTGCATGCTAACTATGCTGCCTTTAGAAATAG ACAAGCACCAACATTACCTGAACTAGTTGTGTCAGAGGAGATGGTTAATAATGTAGCAGCTTCGTTTCGGGTCAAAATCAATAATGTGCTCCTTATAGCTCATGACATCACTATTGGCAAAGATTTTAGAGTATTTTTTAAG GTGGTGGTTTGTTTGTGGCTCTTGTCTGTCATTGGCAGCTACTTCTCCTTCTTCACACTCGCATATATCG GATCCCTCATGATGATTACGATCCCCGCGCTGTACAGGAAATATGGAAATTATGTAGATAAATGTTGTGGAATTTTACACCACCAATTTTCAAAACATTATAGAATAGTAGATGAAAGTGTTTTCAACAGACTGCCCCATAATGTATCAAAAGACAAAGAGTCTTGA